In Heyndrickxia vini, the sequence GTTTATCCGCTAATTGCTTTACTTTATCAAGATTAATTTTTGGCGGTAGGTCCGTTTTATTTATTATAACAATAACGTCCATCCCTTTTACGGCTTCGAAGAGTTTTATATCTTCATTCGTTAAATCATCCGCATAATTCAATACAAGAAGAATTAAATCAGCCTCTTTTAATACTTTTCTTGATCGTTCCACACCAATGCGTTCAACAATATCTTCTGTTTCACGAATTCCGGCCGTATCAACTAAACGGAGAGGAACGCCTCGTACATTGACATATTCTTCAATAACATCACGAGTTGTTCCAGGGATATCTGTTACAATCGCTTTATTTTCTTGCACTAGACTATTTAATAAAGAAGACTTTCCAACATTCGGCCTGCCAATAATGGCTGTTGATAAACCTTCTCTTAGAATTTTCCCTTGGTGTGCCGTTTGTAAAAGTTTTCTCAATTCATCTCTTATATATTTTGCTTTTTCACTCAGCATCCGATGTGTCATTTCCTCCACATCATCATACTCAGGATAATCAATATTTACCTCGACATGAGCGACAACTTCTAAGATTTCTTGACGGAACTTTTTCACTAGTTTAGATAGTCTGCCCTCCATCTGACCTAGTGCTACGTTCATTGCTCGATCCGTTTTCGCACGAATTAAATCCATAACAGCTTCCGCTTGAGACAAATCAATTCGTCCATTTAGAAATGCTCTTTTTGTAAACTCGCCAGGTTCAGCTAATCTCGCCCCATGCCTCAACACTAATTGTAAAACACGATTCACCGAAACTAGCCCACCATGACAGTTAATTTCAACAACATGCTCCCGTGTAAAAGTCTTTGGCGCCTTCATTACACTAACCATAACTTCTTCCACTAACTCTTCCGTACTCGGATCGATAATTTTCCCATAATTTATCGTATGTGATTGAACATTCTCTAGTTTTTTCCCATTTACGCCAACGAAAATCTTGTCTGTTATTTCGATGGCCTGATCACCACTTAACCGAACGATAGCAATGGCTCCTTCACCCATCGGTGTTGATATGGCTGTAATTGTATCAAATTCCATCCTTATTCACCTCAATTCCATATTTGCCTATTCTATATATCAAGCTTTATTTACGAATTAATCCCAAAATATTAGAATAACAAATTCCAATCTAATTAAAAATAATAAAGTTTTATAGCCAACAAAAATTATCCACAGCATACTAATTCAATGATATATATTTTAACTTATCCACATGTGAATAACAATATTTGAAGAATCACTCTATTATAGGATAAAAAAAACCAAGCGATTCTACGCTTGGTTTTTAGCTAATCGGTTTGATAACCAAATAACGATTTGGTTCTTCCCCTTCAGAATGTGTTTGGATTTTCTTGTTGCGAGCTAAAGCACTATGAATAATTTTCCTTTCGAAAGAAGGCATTGCTTCTAAGGTTACAGCTTTATTCGTATAAATAGCCTTTTCAGCCAATCTTTCGGCTAATTGAATAAGAGACGTTTCCCTTCGCTTTCGATAATCTTCTGCATCCAAAGTAATCGTTAAAAATTGATTTTTATATCGATTAGCAATCAATTGGGTTAATAATTGTAAAGAATTAAGTGTTTGTCCTCTTTTTCCAATAAGCAAGGCCATTTTTTCACCGGATAATTTAAATTCAGCTGTGTTACCTTCAATCTTAACTTCAATTTTCGCATCGATTCCCATTTTTTTTATTGTTTCCAACAAATATATTTTAGCTTCTTCAATCGGATCAGGTTTTAATTGAACATGAACGACTGCTGGTCTTGAACCAAATATTCCAAACAATCCTTTTTTTCCTTCATCAATTATTTGATATTCAATTCGTTCTTTCGTTACATTTAATTTTCCAAGGGCTACCTCAACTGCTTCTTCGACACTTTGTCCTGTAGCAGTAACTTCCTTCACTTTTTAGCTCCCCCCGATTTTCCCCCAGTTGAAGCACCATTTTGTATTACTGGAGTTTTAATAAAATACGTTTGAATAATCATGAAGATGTTACCGACTACCCAATAAAGTGGCAGTGCTGCTGGTAAACTAATCCCAATTACAATAATCATAATTGGCATAACCCAAAGCATAATTGACATTTGCGGATTTTGATTTTCAGTTCCCGCCATCATTACTTTTTGTTGAAGGAAAGTTGTGACCCCTGCAATAAATGCCAATATATAATCCGGAGATCCTAAATCAAACCACAGAAACATGGAATCTCTAATTTCCGGTGTTCGATTAATTGCATGGTAAAATCCAATCAGTATAGGCATTTGAATAATTAACGGAAGACATCCTGCCAATGGATTTACCCCATATTTTTGAAATAGCTGCATCTGTTCTTGCTGTAATTTCTGTTGTGTAACCGCATCTTTAGAGCTATATTTTTCCCTTAGCTTTTTAATTTCAGGTTGAATTAACTGCATTGCCTTTGAGCTTTTTGTCTGCTTAATCATTAACGGAAGAATGATTAGGCGAATGATAATTGTAACTAAAATAATCGACAATCCATAGCTATTTCCTAAAAATATCGCAACCTTTTTGATTATCCAGGATAGTGGAAAAACAATATATTCATTCCATATTCCTTTACTTTCCGGGGTAATGTCTTTATTGAACTCCGTACATCCCGAAAGGACCGCTGCAAGTCCCACTATTGCAATAATTAAAAATATTCTTTTTTTCAAACCGCTGTTTCCTCCCTACTTTCTCAGTATCAATTTCTATGTAGATTAAGAGTATCCAAACTACTTTACAGTTATTGGACACTCTTATTTACGTATTACAAAGAAGAATTAACTAACTAAAACCTTTGCAACTTTTAATACATGTTGCAGGCTTTTATTTACTTCATGGAAATTCATTTCGGCCGCTGGTTTTCTAGCGATGATCACATAATCATTATCTCTTTTAATATTTCCTTCTAATTCGTGAAAACATTGTCGAAGATAACGTTTAATTTCATTTCTTTTGACAGCATTTCCAATTTTTTTGCTTACGGATAATCCTATACGGAAATTTTTTTGATTTTCCTTTTTTAGGACATATATAACAAATTGGCGATTCGCATATGATTTTCCTTGTTTAAAAACCTTT encodes:
- the rnpA gene encoding ribonuclease P protein component, which translates into the protein MKKSYRIKKNIDFQKVFKQGKSYANRQFVIYVLKKENQKNFRIGLSVSKKIGNAVKRNEIKRYLRQCFHELEGNIKRDNDYVIIARKPAAEMNFHEVNKSLQHVLKVAKVLVS
- the spoIIIJ gene encoding YidC family membrane integrase SpoIIIJ, translated to MKKRIFLIIAIVGLAAVLSGCTEFNKDITPESKGIWNEYIVFPLSWIIKKVAIFLGNSYGLSIILVTIIIRLIILPLMIKQTKSSKAMQLIQPEIKKLREKYSSKDAVTQQKLQQEQMQLFQKYGVNPLAGCLPLIIQMPILIGFYHAINRTPEIRDSMFLWFDLGSPDYILAFIAGVTTFLQQKVMMAGTENQNPQMSIMLWVMPIMIIVIGISLPAALPLYWVVGNIFMIIQTYFIKTPVIQNGASTGGKSGGAKK
- the jag gene encoding RNA-binding cell elongation regulator Jag/EloR, whose amino-acid sequence is MKEVTATGQSVEEAVEVALGKLNVTKERIEYQIIDEGKKGLFGIFGSRPAVVHVQLKPDPIEEAKIYLLETIKKMGIDAKIEVKIEGNTAEFKLSGEKMALLIGKRGQTLNSLQLLTQLIANRYKNQFLTITLDAEDYRKRRETSLIQLAERLAEKAIYTNKAVTLEAMPSFERKIIHSALARNKKIQTHSEGEEPNRYLVIKPIS
- the mnmE gene encoding tRNA uridine-5-carboxymethylaminomethyl(34) synthesis GTPase MnmE, whose amino-acid sequence is MEFDTITAISTPMGEGAIAIVRLSGDQAIEITDKIFVGVNGKKLENVQSHTINYGKIIDPSTEELVEEVMVSVMKAPKTFTREHVVEINCHGGLVSVNRVLQLVLRHGARLAEPGEFTKRAFLNGRIDLSQAEAVMDLIRAKTDRAMNVALGQMEGRLSKLVKKFRQEILEVVAHVEVNIDYPEYDDVEEMTHRMLSEKAKYIRDELRKLLQTAHQGKILREGLSTAIIGRPNVGKSSLLNSLVQENKAIVTDIPGTTRDVIEEYVNVRGVPLRLVDTAGIRETEDIVERIGVERSRKVLKEADLILLVLNYADDLTNEDIKLFEAVKGMDVIVIINKTDLPPKINLDKVKQLADKHKIITTSLLEEKGVDELEEAISAMYFQGSIEASDMTYISNSRHIALIGQALDAIEEVITGIAVGTPIDIIQIDLTRTWELLGEIIGDTVQESLINQLFSQFCLGK